One region of Cydia pomonella isolate Wapato2018A chromosome 9, ilCydPomo1, whole genome shotgun sequence genomic DNA includes:
- the LOC133521629 gene encoding uncharacterized protein LOC133521629 isoform X3, producing MELRFKSGMSFLTYWIFVLQLLGSPYRGAEGHGRLMDPPARNSMWRFGFPNPVNYNDNELFCGGYAVQWEQNSGRCGVCGDAHHLSEPRPHEAGGMFGKGIITKHYSVGQEIEVEIELTANHLGTFVMKLCPNNNPNQEATQECFDRYPLVVSGTREDRFLIPLDTAKKEIFRYRVGLPAYVTCTQCVLQWTYYTGNMWGICPNGTEAVGCGRSETFRNCADISIVTSTGGLPPAFAGDLRRDNPFLLYYRDAYRPQNLYPLVVRDQVCVPSPAYRVLPGMQNWCQTNCLRYPPNCPEALCSCPQTCEAIGELEGREGADVYCLDQCIVYPSRCPADRCRCY from the exons ATGGAGCTACGATTCAAGTCAGGGATGTCTTTTCTGACGTACTGGATCTTCGTTTTACAA TTATTGGGCAGCCCATATCGCGGCGCCGAAGGTCACGGCAGACTGATGGACCCGCCGGCACGCAACTCCATGTGGAGGTTTGGTTTCCCCAATCCTGTCAACTACAACGACAATGAACTCTTCTGCGGGGGCTACGCCG TCCAGTGGGAACAAAACTCTGGCCGCTGCGGCGTGTGCGGCGACGCGCATCACCTCTCCGAACCTAGGCCTCATGAGGCCGGAGGCATGTTTGGAAAAGGGATCATCACGAAGCACTACAGTGTTGGACAG GAAATCGAAGTGGAGATCGAACTGACGGCTAACCACTTGGGCACGTTTGTCATGAAACTATGTCCAAACAACAACCCTAATCAGGAAGCTACGCAAGAATGTTTTGACAG GTACCCCCTCGTCGTATCCGGTACCCGGGAGGACCGCTTCCTGATACCTCTGGACACGGCCAAGAAGGAGATCTTCAGGTACCGCGTCGGTCTGCCCGCTTACGTCACTTGCACTCAATGTGTGTTGCAGTGGACTTATTATACTG GCAACATGTGGGGCATCTGCCCCAACGGCACGGAGGCCGTGGGCTGCGGGCGCTCCGAGACCTTCCGGAACTGCGCCGACATCAGCATCGTGACCAGCACCGGAGGCCTGCCGCCGGCCTTCGCGGGCGACCTCCGCAGGGACAACCCCTTCCTGCTGTATTATAGGGACGCGTACCGGCCGCAGAATCTGTATCCGCTAGTTGTCAG GGACCAAGTCTGCGTGCCCTCGCCTGCGTACCGCGTGCTGCCTGGTATGCAGAATTGGTGTCAGACGAACTGTCTTCGGTATCCTCCTAATTGTCCTGAAGCGCTATGTTCATGCCC ACAAACCTGCGAAGCCATCGGGGAGCTGGAAGGGCGAGAGGGCGCTGACGTCTACTGCCTGGACCAATGTATCGTCTACCCGTCTCGCTGCCCCGCCGACAGATGTCGCTGTTATTAA
- the LOC133521629 gene encoding uncharacterized protein LOC133521629 isoform X1 has protein sequence MELRFKSGMSFLTYWIFVLQLLGSPYRGAEGHGRLMDPPARNSMWRFGFPNPVNYNDNELFCGGYAVQWEQNSGRCGVCGDAHHLSEPRPHEAGGMFGKGIITKHYSVGQEIEVEIELTANHLGTFVMKLCPNNNPNQEATQECFDRYPLVVSGTREDRFLIPLDTAKKEIFRYRVGLPAYVTCTQCVLQWTYYTGNMWGICPNGTEAVGCGRSETFRNCADISIVTSTGGLPPAFAGDLRRDNPFLLYYRDAYRPQNLYPLVVREERDYKESLQISNDISDSDEDYVPQIIRDQVCVPSPAYRVLPGMQNWCQTNCLRYPPNCPEALCSCPQTCEAIGELEGREGADVYCLDQCIVYPSRCPADRCRCY, from the exons ATGGAGCTACGATTCAAGTCAGGGATGTCTTTTCTGACGTACTGGATCTTCGTTTTACAA TTATTGGGCAGCCCATATCGCGGCGCCGAAGGTCACGGCAGACTGATGGACCCGCCGGCACGCAACTCCATGTGGAGGTTTGGTTTCCCCAATCCTGTCAACTACAACGACAATGAACTCTTCTGCGGGGGCTACGCCG TCCAGTGGGAACAAAACTCTGGCCGCTGCGGCGTGTGCGGCGACGCGCATCACCTCTCCGAACCTAGGCCTCATGAGGCCGGAGGCATGTTTGGAAAAGGGATCATCACGAAGCACTACAGTGTTGGACAG GAAATCGAAGTGGAGATCGAACTGACGGCTAACCACTTGGGCACGTTTGTCATGAAACTATGTCCAAACAACAACCCTAATCAGGAAGCTACGCAAGAATGTTTTGACAG GTACCCCCTCGTCGTATCCGGTACCCGGGAGGACCGCTTCCTGATACCTCTGGACACGGCCAAGAAGGAGATCTTCAGGTACCGCGTCGGTCTGCCCGCTTACGTCACTTGCACTCAATGTGTGTTGCAGTGGACTTATTATACTG GCAACATGTGGGGCATCTGCCCCAACGGCACGGAGGCCGTGGGCTGCGGGCGCTCCGAGACCTTCCGGAACTGCGCCGACATCAGCATCGTGACCAGCACCGGAGGCCTGCCGCCGGCCTTCGCGGGCGACCTCCGCAGGGACAACCCCTTCCTGCTGTATTATAGGGACGCGTACCGGCCGCAGAATCTGTATCCGCTAGTTGTCAG GGAAGAAAGAGATTATAAGGAGTCGTTGCAAATTAG CAACGATATTTCGGATAGCGACGAAGATTATGTCCCTCAAATTATTAG GGACCAAGTCTGCGTGCCCTCGCCTGCGTACCGCGTGCTGCCTGGTATGCAGAATTGGTGTCAGACGAACTGTCTTCGGTATCCTCCTAATTGTCCTGAAGCGCTATGTTCATGCCC ACAAACCTGCGAAGCCATCGGGGAGCTGGAAGGGCGAGAGGGCGCTGACGTCTACTGCCTGGACCAATGTATCGTCTACCCGTCTCGCTGCCCCGCCGACAGATGTCGCTGTTATTAA
- the LOC133521629 gene encoding uncharacterized protein LOC133521629 isoform X2, giving the protein MELRFKSGMSFLTYWIFVLQLLGSPYRGAEGHGRLMDPPARNSMWRFGFPNPVNYNDNELFCGGYAVQWEQNSGRCGVCGDAHHLSEPRPHEAGGMFGKGIITKHYSVGQEIEVEIELTANHLGTFVMKLCPNNNPNQEATQECFDRYPLVVSGTREDRFLIPLDTAKKEIFRYRVGLPAYVTCTQCVLQWTYYTGNMWGICPNGTEAVGCGRSETFRNCADISIVTSTGGLPPAFAGDLRRDNPFLLYYRDAYRPQNLYPLVVSNDISDSDEDYVPQIIRDQVCVPSPAYRVLPGMQNWCQTNCLRYPPNCPEALCSCPQTCEAIGELEGREGADVYCLDQCIVYPSRCPADRCRCY; this is encoded by the exons ATGGAGCTACGATTCAAGTCAGGGATGTCTTTTCTGACGTACTGGATCTTCGTTTTACAA TTATTGGGCAGCCCATATCGCGGCGCCGAAGGTCACGGCAGACTGATGGACCCGCCGGCACGCAACTCCATGTGGAGGTTTGGTTTCCCCAATCCTGTCAACTACAACGACAATGAACTCTTCTGCGGGGGCTACGCCG TCCAGTGGGAACAAAACTCTGGCCGCTGCGGCGTGTGCGGCGACGCGCATCACCTCTCCGAACCTAGGCCTCATGAGGCCGGAGGCATGTTTGGAAAAGGGATCATCACGAAGCACTACAGTGTTGGACAG GAAATCGAAGTGGAGATCGAACTGACGGCTAACCACTTGGGCACGTTTGTCATGAAACTATGTCCAAACAACAACCCTAATCAGGAAGCTACGCAAGAATGTTTTGACAG GTACCCCCTCGTCGTATCCGGTACCCGGGAGGACCGCTTCCTGATACCTCTGGACACGGCCAAGAAGGAGATCTTCAGGTACCGCGTCGGTCTGCCCGCTTACGTCACTTGCACTCAATGTGTGTTGCAGTGGACTTATTATACTG GCAACATGTGGGGCATCTGCCCCAACGGCACGGAGGCCGTGGGCTGCGGGCGCTCCGAGACCTTCCGGAACTGCGCCGACATCAGCATCGTGACCAGCACCGGAGGCCTGCCGCCGGCCTTCGCGGGCGACCTCCGCAGGGACAACCCCTTCCTGCTGTATTATAGGGACGCGTACCGGCCGCAGAATCTGTATCCGCTAGTTGTCAG CAACGATATTTCGGATAGCGACGAAGATTATGTCCCTCAAATTATTAG GGACCAAGTCTGCGTGCCCTCGCCTGCGTACCGCGTGCTGCCTGGTATGCAGAATTGGTGTCAGACGAACTGTCTTCGGTATCCTCCTAATTGTCCTGAAGCGCTATGTTCATGCCC ACAAACCTGCGAAGCCATCGGGGAGCTGGAAGGGCGAGAGGGCGCTGACGTCTACTGCCTGGACCAATGTATCGTCTACCCGTCTCGCTGCCCCGCCGACAGATGTCGCTGTTATTAA